The window CTCTCAAGAAGTTAAAAGAAGCAGAAGCCGAGCATCTTTTGTTAGACCCTCCCAAACTCTTGTAAACCTCCTGTTTGTTACACGGGCATTCTATTCATATGTGTTGTGACCCTGatgacaaaattatttttaacattttttattttttcaaaacttttgaAAGTTTCCCCAGAGCAACATAAGACATTATGCAGCTTAGCAAACCGACTTTCCCCCATAACCACCAACCAACGTTCAGGCTGATCTCTGAAATTGCAAAAGCTTACATTTGCAAGCcttattattataaactaaTTGTTAAAAATAAGTGAAGATGTACCTATTTTATGATTAATATAcgaataatatgaataatagaCTAATATTAGTTTGGGAATAGGTTCAGAAAACACTATATTTTAATTGATTGGCCTTGAGTTCTAGAaaggtgatttttttattttatccatctAATGTGTTTTACCATTACGGCCCACACTTAAATACTTGCATTTTTACTCAGTTTATCACTTTGTGAATCTTACATATAATAGTTGGTGATAATAGTTATCTAAAGGGCATGTTAATctatgatcaaataaaaaaatgctgtggAATTTAAACATTGTAACACATGTAAGACTAGTTAAGTGTGCTTCCTAAACTgttgtttgtcttgtgttaCCTTCAGAAGTGATGATGGATGCAGATGGAGACCAGACACATGACCTGCTCCGCTGTGAGGaagtcctctcctcctcacctagTTTCCCGACCAGTGACAGTTACATGGAATACGGTACATGAGACACCAGCATGCGGAATAGCTTCAGtggttttttttcaatcccTGCCCAAAAAAGAATGTATGTTTTCTCCTCCTAGACGACCTCCCAGACCTGCAGGAGGTTCAGGAGGAGTCGGAGCCAACGGCGCCACCTGTCTACCAGGTAGACGTGGGCGTGTCGCACCAGGAGCGACATGTGCGTGCTCAGCATCCGGACACACACTGGCTGACTCAGCTGGCTCACATCGCCACCGGACCTCAGAGCCCACTGCTACGAGGGTCTACCAACAGCAGGTACTGTAGGTGTCTCTGTTCTGAAACGCTAACGTGTGAATACAGCAAAGAACGAATGGTTGTAGTGTGTCTCCACAACTATGTTACAGATCTAAAACAACGAAGATAACAAATAAATagtctgtaaaaaatataattgttcTTGATTAATTTAATGTGTTCGGTAATATTTAACTCTCTACACAATTCTGTTTCATGATGCAGTTTTAAATCCTACCCCTCAGTGACATGCATATAATTCTAGTGAAGTACTAACACCTTTATTGTAATAAAATCAGGCTTAAAGGGGCAGTTCGGCTTGTggtgtttaaaacacacactaaaaaaaaaaaaacctttagaaaaactcaacagcaacgtctctttccagaaatcatgacccagtTACTAAAGATAATCTTAAAACCTGTTTTGAGCAGTTTCACGTAGCAACAGGTTCTACGATAAAGTACGAGGAAGGATTTTAGATTCTGGGCTGAACTGTTAACTTTAattaatgtgttattgtttgtaaTTGTAGAATGCAGTCTTACAGGAACACCACTGCTTCTAACACCAGCTTTACAGTTTCCCTTTCATCACTCCGTCCTATATGACTTACTACAAGTCAGCTTATTCCTCTGTATTGTTGTGAGACACCATTCCACTCATGAGACATGTCATTTATAGCTCCCCTCCGGCCTGCGTCTCCCGGACCAGCAGCAATCTACATTCCTACGCCCGGCCTCCTCCCACTCTCACCCCGTCGCCCCCCAGAGGTCACAACAGGGAGCGCCGGCGCGCCAAGGTAGGGCTCATGTTTACACGCTTCATTGTCACTGTCCGTAACTGACACACTATCTGTAGAAGAAATCAAAAAAGCATCTTTTGTTCTACATTTCTTAGTGAAACTGACTTCACTTACCGTGTCAACAATGAGCTGCTTGTGGTGTTTGTACAAAATTCTTTGGAAGCTGTTAAATTCCTGAGTCATGCCTGGTAAACGCCTTGTGTTTCCACAGAAGAGCAGTGAATGTGGCTCCGCGGTGTCGACCAGATCCTCTCTGTCTGATGATGAAGATATGGGCTGGAGCTTTTCCTGTCCACCCACAGCCTGGCACTGCTTTCTCAaaggtagacacacacacacacacacacacacacacacacacacacacacacacacacacacacacacacacacacacacattcttttcCTGCTGCcttacttttctttctctctgtttgaaaGACATAAATGTGAGATTTTATTCAAGCCTATTATATCTATTTTCTGTCATCAGGCACTCATCTGCGTTTCCACGGCGGCTCCAGCGTGGAGTGGCAGAACGTGGAGGACCTGAACTCGGCCAAGGGACACTCTGGTCATGAGAAGCAGTCCGGGTCTCTGAAGGTACCTTATGCAAGAAGCTCGTGGCCGCACTTTACCTTCACTTTGTCAGTGTAGATTAGTGTTAATGTGCTGTAATTTTAACAACAGCAGCAATCTGTATTATTTAAAGGTACAATGTGAAACATGCAGCATTTGGCCTCTACTGATGGGTCCAAGCAGTGAAAATGTACAGCCATcagttgtataaaaaaaacagcttttaaccAACAGCAGGGCAAGAGTAAGCAAGATTCAACCAAACTGCTCAAACTCTGAGAGACAGTCCAAATAACACTGCTATCTTAAGGCTGCATTCGAGCTAACTGCTAACGGAGGCTCCGTCAGTCTTTAAGCTTGTTGTACTGCAGGGGGCGACAATTCTgctactttaaaaacaacatatcaaACACACAAGGACCTTTGATGTATCGGGGCAGTTGTACTTCTTCGTCCTCTCATGTTGGCCTGAGGACAGACTGAGTCCCTtcagtgactcactatcgcctctAGTGGTACTGCAAGACAGGACAGGTCGgagctagctggttagcatgctaatttcaATATCTCTCTCCAACACAATAGAGAACGCCTTTGACATAATGTCGACACTGTAACCGCTTCACATTTTGACGATTTGTTGTTGAAGACCATTTCTCACACTGCACCTTTATAGAGAAAAAGTTCCACCAAAATAAAGTGATTGAACATAATGAGTGAAAGCACTGCTTGCTCTTCTGCAGAGTTATGGCTCTGAGGGTCTGCAGCTGGTGGAGCATTCAGAGACTGTGCTGTCTGGTCAGGCTGTCCTtctgttgacctttgaccccgttGCTTTCGGACATGCTCCATTGAGCGCCAGGTGCCAACTCGACCACCCCTTCTACGTCAAAAAGAAAGGTAGGAGTGATGACGAGAAAACATTATAACTGTTTTAAGCAACACAATATTCACTTTTCACCCTGCTTTCTTTCAGGCTGGTCATCATTTCACCCGAGCTTGACAGTGGTGCGTTATGGGATACCGTGCTATGAAATGGAGGTAGGAGATGTGTGCCTCCCTACGGGACACAGAGACGCCAAACAGACCGATGACTCGCTGGTCTTTGACACATTCAGGAGGTAAAACGGACATCTGTCCTGAACCTAAAGCTGCAAAAGGCACATCAGCAGATGAGTTGGTCAgagtgaaacactttttttttttttttacacttgtgTATTCCTCAGTTATGATTTCACACCTCTGGATTCCTCTGCGGTTTACGTGCTGAGCAGCATGGCGAGACGGCGGCGTGCCTCGCAGTCCAGCGGGGGAGCCATTTCTCCAGATAGAGACACATCACGAGGTACTGGGCCTCATATCTCCTGTTTTAAGATACTCCACTGTATGAATAAGCACAAACATCGAAAAATGCGCTGTGCGAAAACActcaagcagaaaaaaagaaagagattgcatttcataaaagaaaaagaaaaaaattcaaacttGTGGATCTGCTTAAAACCTGCAGACGCCCACGGTCCCGGTCACTCCCACTCTACTCGTCAAAAGCCAACCAAAAGCCAGCAAGCCGTCGCATCAGGAAGCAACAACGCCACGCCCACCAAGTGCAAGCGGCCAATGAACGCCTTCATGTTGTTTGCCAAGAAGTTCAGGGTGGAGTACACACAGATGTACCCGGGCAAGGACAACAGGTGGGTGTGCCTCCGTGTCTGCATGTGTGCCGCGGACCTGCAGGGATAAAGTTTGTCGAAAGGTAATGGTTGTGAcgcctgtgtgtgcgtgtttgttcCTGTTGCAGAGCGATCAGCGTCCTCCTCGGGGAGCGGTGGAAGAAAATGCGAAGTGAGGAGCGTCGGACGTTCACCGTGCAGGCCAAAGCCCTCGCAGACGAACAGAAAAGACTCAACCCAGACTGCTGGAAACGCAAACGAACCAACTCtgtaaggacacacacacacacacacacacacacacacacacacacacacacacacacacacacacacactgcttaaTCCAGTTCTTTATACTGCTGTCTAATTTCTCCTCTGTGTCCCAACAGGGCTGTCAGGGAAATTAAGgctgcagacaggaagagaaaacagtCTGTaggagagcacacacacacacacacacacacacacacacacacacacacacacacacacacacacacacacacacactcacacacatctaTTAGTGACAAGGAAAAGAGAGCTTTGCGTGACCGAATACGATGCCTCAATATTTTAATCTGTTGACAACAGAGTGAGGACTTCTCACGGATCTCTTTTGTAGACATTTTGAGCCGCTCTAAACATattcctctcccttcctcttgcttttaaaaggtgctaaatgtaacatatttttaaGTAGCATCAATCATTATGCGTGTAAAGTAATTATAAAAGgctataaaataacatttgccATGCCTTTTTAATGCTACAGAGCACCGCGGCGTCACCATACAGAGACAACATTTTTCCCCAAATGCAATAACAAAGCAGGTCAACCAGAGTTTTAcaatgtgtgtgactgtgacaataaaaaaaatgaatttctcATCACGTGTTTGAAACAGGTGGAAGTTATGGTGCTGTAGCATTTTAGGTAAAGTAGACGATGTAGCTATTTTCccaaaattatatattatatacaaagaaatatatcaaaagtatttttcttgcCTGTATTACTTGCATTTGCACTTGAGTGTATTGCACAAGACTacataatttaactttttgtgtcatttatcaTGTAATgcttaatattataatattaaactAATTGTACACCATAAATTCTCAAATAGTGGCCCTAGCGTTTTATTCAACTCAAACTTAACTTACTGGCCTCACACAGAGATACAGTTTGAATCTCTGAAAAGTGAGTTAAAAACACACCTGCGATTACCACTTACTGCCATAGGTGTCGCCAAAGAGTACGAAACGGAGATCTTTGCGATTGCAGCTTAAAGAGAGAATCAGGCCTTTATTAGTTATGTCAAACTTCGACAATTAACTATTTTATCAACCATATTTTCCTGTAAGAAGCCTCCCAGTTTTccaacatgaaaacaatgtcAAGCAGTTCAGGGGGCAAAACGCTTTCACTTCTCTgcaaggcttttattttgaaaaaggttttTATGGTATTTAATATGTATTGTCACGAAACATATAAAATGGGTATGTTACAGAAAGCTTTCACTAAAGCCCAGGCAGCAGGAGACGCAAAGATTGAAATCGTCAGCCATCAACTTCACTGCTGAAGTGTCCTCCATTCT is drawn from Anoplopoma fimbria isolate UVic2021 breed Golden Eagle Sablefish chromosome 23, Afim_UVic_2022, whole genome shotgun sequence and contains these coding sequences:
- the LOC129112530 gene encoding HMG box-containing protein 1-like, whose amino-acid sequence is MVWEVVTPAVLPCDPKHPEPEGQHTEVMMDADGDQTHDLLRCEEVLSSSPSFPTSDSYMEYDDLPDLQEVQEESEPTAPPVYQVDVGVSHQERHVRAQHPDTHWLTQLAHIATGPQSPLLRGSTNSSSPPACVSRTSSNLHSYARPPPTLTPSPPRGHNRERRRAKSSECGSAVSTRSSLSDDEDMGWSFSCPPTAWHCFLKGTHLRFHGGSSVEWQNVEDLNSAKGHSGHEKQSGSLKSYGSEGLQLVEHSETVLSGQAVLLLTFDPVAFGHAPLSARCQLDHPFYVKKKGWSSFHPSLTVVRYGIPCYEMEVGDVCLPTGHRDAKQTDDSLVFDTFRSYDFTPLDSSAVYVLSSMARRRRASQSSGGAISPDRDTSRDAHGPGHSHSTRQKPTKSQQAVASGSNNATPTKCKRPMNAFMLFAKKFRVEYTQMYPGKDNRAISVLLGERWKKMRSEERRTFTVQAKALADEQKRLNPDCWKRKRTNSGCQGN